From the genome of candidate division KSB1 bacterium, one region includes:
- the asd gene encoding aspartate-semialdehyde dehydrogenase, translating into MSTLKQVAILGATGAVGQRLVQILAEHPWFAVTTVAASERSAGRPYAEAVHWLLPGPIPASLARLRVVPAVPEWVPEELVFSALDASVATEAELAFRAAGRTVISNASSHRWDPQVPLVVPEINVGHLVLAQRQREKYGGTIVANPNCTTLGLCLALEPLRLRFGLKRVLVTTLQALSGAGYPGVPSLEAVDNVLPEIAGEEQKVETEPRKIFGRLNGDGVELAEVTISAQCNRVPVREGHLLSVSVELGAKATLEEVKQAFLDYRSPLSGLGFPSAPERPVLLTEASRRPQPLLDRDAAGGMAVTVGRVRPCPVLDYRFVALVHNTLRGAAGGTVLVGEVMVNKAPRLSQARSPWRP; encoded by the coding sequence ATGAGCACACTCAAACAAGTGGCCATTCTCGGCGCAACAGGGGCTGTGGGGCAACGATTGGTGCAAATCCTGGCCGAGCATCCGTGGTTTGCGGTCACTACTGTTGCGGCCTCGGAGCGCTCGGCAGGTCGACCTTACGCAGAGGCGGTGCATTGGCTCTTGCCCGGCCCGATTCCCGCTTCGCTCGCGCGGCTGCGGGTCGTGCCGGCTGTGCCCGAATGGGTGCCGGAGGAACTGGTCTTTTCGGCGCTGGATGCGAGCGTGGCCACTGAGGCAGAACTGGCCTTTCGGGCGGCGGGCCGCACGGTGATAAGCAACGCCAGCAGCCATCGCTGGGACCCCCAGGTGCCGCTGGTGGTTCCGGAAATCAACGTGGGGCACTTGGTGCTCGCACAGCGCCAAAGGGAAAAGTACGGTGGAACTATTGTCGCCAATCCCAACTGTACCACCCTCGGCCTCTGCCTGGCCTTGGAGCCGTTGCGACTACGTTTTGGCCTCAAGCGGGTGCTGGTGACCACGCTGCAGGCCCTCTCTGGGGCGGGCTACCCGGGCGTGCCGTCGCTGGAGGCGGTGGACAATGTGCTGCCGGAAATCGCCGGCGAGGAGCAGAAAGTGGAGACCGAGCCACGCAAGATCTTCGGCCGCCTGAACGGGGATGGTGTGGAGCTTGCCGAGGTGACGATCAGCGCGCAGTGCAATCGCGTGCCTGTACGCGAAGGACACCTGCTCTCCGTTTCCGTGGAGCTTGGCGCAAAGGCGACGTTGGAGGAGGTGAAGCAGGCCTTTCTGGACTACCGCTCGCCGCTCTCCGGCCTGGGGTTTCCCTCCGCGCCGGAAAGGCCGGTGCTCCTGACCGAGGCCTCCCGCCGCCCGCAGCCGCTTCTGGATCGCGACGCTGCCGGGGGTATGGCCGTCACCGTTGGCCGTGTGCGCCCCTGTCCGGTGTTGGACTATCGCTTTGTGGCCTTGGTGCACAATACCCTGCGCGGCGCCGCCGGCGGCACGGTGCTGGTTGGGGAGGTGATGGTGAACAAAGCCCCGCGACTCTCACAGGCCCGGAGCCCCTGGCGTCCGTAG
- a CDS encoding zinc-dependent alcohol dehydrogenase family protein, with product MRAMLLRELGPVGEGRLPLELAELSEPEAKTGEVLIKVAACGVCHTELDEIEGRTPPPQLPVVLGHQVVGRIVARGKGVTARRVGERVGVAWIFSACGKCEYCQSGQENLCSHFRATGRDANGGYAEYMVAPEQFVYPIPERFSDTQAAPLLCAGAIGYRSLALTGMRDGQRLGLTGFGASGHLVLKMAKHRFPHSEVYVFARSEGERDFARQLGATWAGDTDDLPPALLHCIIDTTPVWRPVVAALERLAPGGRLVINAIRKEEVDKQALLALDYPRHLWLAKEIKSVANVTRQDVREFLALAAEIPIVPEVEVYPLEEANTALRELKERKIRGAKVLVIK from the coding sequence ATGAGGGCGATGCTGTTGCGGGAATTGGGGCCAGTCGGTGAAGGCCGCCTGCCACTGGAACTGGCGGAGCTGTCGGAGCCAGAAGCGAAGACGGGCGAGGTACTCATCAAGGTGGCGGCTTGCGGTGTGTGTCACACGGAGCTGGACGAGATCGAGGGGCGCACACCACCGCCCCAACTGCCGGTGGTGTTGGGACACCAGGTGGTGGGGCGCATCGTCGCCAGGGGGAAGGGCGTCACCGCGCGGCGGGTCGGGGAGCGCGTAGGAGTGGCCTGGATATTCTCCGCCTGCGGAAAGTGCGAATACTGTCAAAGTGGCCAGGAAAACCTGTGCTCTCACTTTCGCGCCACTGGGCGGGATGCCAACGGCGGCTATGCAGAGTACATGGTCGCGCCGGAACAGTTTGTCTACCCGATTCCGGAGCGCTTTTCCGACACACAGGCGGCACCGCTGCTCTGTGCTGGCGCCATCGGCTACCGTTCCTTAGCACTCACTGGCATGCGCGACGGCCAGAGGCTGGGCCTCACTGGCTTCGGCGCCTCAGGACACCTGGTGCTGAAAATGGCCAAGCACCGTTTTCCCCACAGCGAGGTCTACGTGTTTGCCCGCTCCGAGGGAGAGCGCGACTTTGCGCGGCAATTGGGCGCCACATGGGCCGGCGACACCGACGATTTGCCGCCCGCCCTCCTGCACTGCATCATCGACACGACGCCGGTGTGGCGACCGGTGGTGGCAGCACTGGAACGGCTGGCGCCGGGCGGGCGACTGGTCATCAACGCCATCCGCAAGGAAGAGGTGGACAAACAGGCGCTTCTTGCCCTGGACTATCCGCGACACCTCTGGCTGGCGAAAGAGATAAAGTCGGTGGCCAACGTCACCCGGCAGGACGTACGCGAGTTCTTAGCCCTTGCCGCCGAGATCCCCATCGTGCCGGAGGTCGAGGTGTATCCCCTCGAGGAGGCGAACACGGCACTGCGCGAGCTCAAGGAGCGCAAGATCAGAGGCGCCAAGGTGCTCGTCATCAAGTGA
- a CDS encoding ATP-dependent 6-phosphofructokinase — MAKTRGTIGILTGGGDVPGLNPAIRAVTFRALREGYRVIGIRRGWAGLVDMVRDKDADNGHSYQVLTEEIVDRAGRTGGTFLHTSRTRPSHLPKSNVPPHLRDKYQDEINDVTEEVLKNLEHLGIDCLIPIGGDDTLSYAYRLHKEGVKVVAIPKTMDNDVPGTDYCIGFSTCVTRTIELTHKLRTTAGSHERFLVIEVFGRYAGFTAMLPTMAGAADRCVIPEYPFDIHRLTELLVEDRRHHPSNYAVVLVSEGAVMTDDQEMCFESDEADQFGHKKLGGVGDKVAARLKELSPKYNNGQRINVVNQRLGYLVRCGDPDAIDSIVPMAFGNLALDLVLQKSFGRLISLRNGVYDNVPLDVVFTGRKKVVDVEKYYNTDRLRPKYETFMRQPLFIMTSDV; from the coding sequence ATGGCAAAGACGAGAGGCACTATCGGCATCCTGACAGGAGGAGGAGACGTTCCAGGGTTGAATCCGGCCATCCGTGCGGTGACTTTTCGCGCCTTGCGGGAAGGTTATCGCGTCATCGGCATCCGCCGCGGCTGGGCAGGTCTGGTGGACATGGTGCGCGACAAGGACGCCGACAACGGGCACAGCTACCAGGTGCTGACCGAGGAGATCGTCGACCGGGCCGGACGCACCGGCGGCACCTTCTTGCACACCTCACGCACGCGGCCCAGTCATCTTCCCAAGAGCAATGTGCCGCCGCACCTCCGCGACAAGTACCAGGACGAAATCAACGACGTGACCGAAGAAGTGCTGAAGAACCTGGAGCACCTGGGCATCGACTGCCTGATCCCCATCGGCGGGGACGACACCCTGAGCTACGCGTACCGCCTGCACAAGGAAGGCGTGAAGGTAGTGGCCATCCCCAAGACCATGGACAACGACGTGCCGGGCACTGACTACTGCATCGGCTTCAGCACCTGCGTGACGCGCACCATCGAGCTCACCCACAAGCTGCGCACCACCGCCGGCTCGCATGAGCGCTTTTTGGTCATCGAGGTGTTTGGTCGCTATGCCGGCTTCACGGCGATGCTTCCCACCATGGCGGGAGCTGCTGACCGCTGCGTGATTCCTGAATACCCCTTTGACATCCACCGTTTGACCGAGCTGCTGGTAGAAGACCGCAGACATCACCCCAGCAACTACGCGGTGGTTCTGGTTTCAGAAGGGGCGGTGATGACCGACGACCAGGAGATGTGCTTCGAGAGCGACGAAGCGGACCAATTTGGCCACAAGAAGCTCGGCGGCGTGGGCGACAAGGTGGCGGCGCGGCTCAAGGAGCTCTCGCCCAAGTACAACAATGGGCAGCGCATCAATGTGGTGAACCAGCGACTGGGCTACTTAGTGCGGTGCGGCGACCCCGACGCCATCGACTCCATCGTGCCGATGGCCTTTGGCAACTTGGCGTTGGACCTGGTGCTGCAAAAGTCCTTCGGGCGCCTGATAAGCCTGCGCAACGGCGTGTACGACAATGTGCCCCTGGATGTGGTCTTCACCGGGCGGAAGAAGGTAGTGGACGTCGAAAAGTACTACAACACCGACCGTCTCCGGCCAAAGTATGAGACCTTCATGCGCCAGCCGCTGTTTATCATGACGAGTGACGTGTAG
- the metX gene encoding homoserine O-acetyltransferase, with protein sequence MSEKTVVPTQTLRVASPEHPFRFECGKSLTHLDVAFETYGELNSAGDNAVYVCHALTGSAHAAFFHAAHEERPGWWDGLIGRGKALDPERYFIVCANLLGSCYGTTGPASSNPETGQPFGMAFPPVTTRDMVNLQKSLLDLLGVKQLALVLGGSLGGMLTWQWLVDYPEFVRAAIPIAGSVQGSPWMIALNEVARQAIYNDPAWCEGTYADQGPVAGLALARMIAMISYRSHAQFARRFGRDRVHVEPSRALDFHNRFQVESYLHYQGQKLVSRFDARSYIYLTKAMDLHDVARGYASLEEALARLQAEVLVIGIDSDVLYFPSELQETVGTLQRLGKRAAYRELHSIYGHDAFLVEYDQLNKLVGDFLRGRN encoded by the coding sequence ATGAGCGAAAAGACTGTTGTGCCCACGCAGACGCTGCGCGTGGCAAGCCCAGAGCATCCCTTTCGCTTCGAGTGCGGCAAGAGCCTAACACACCTGGACGTGGCCTTTGAGACTTACGGAGAGCTCAATAGCGCTGGTGACAACGCCGTCTACGTATGTCATGCCCTCACCGGCAGCGCACATGCTGCCTTTTTCCATGCTGCCCACGAAGAGCGGCCGGGCTGGTGGGACGGCCTCATCGGTAGGGGCAAGGCCCTCGACCCGGAGCGCTACTTCATCGTCTGCGCCAATCTCTTGGGGAGCTGCTATGGCACCACCGGCCCGGCGAGCAGCAATCCGGAGACCGGCCAGCCGTTCGGCATGGCTTTTCCGCCAGTGACCACGCGCGACATGGTGAACCTGCAGAAGAGCCTCCTCGATCTCCTCGGCGTAAAGCAGTTGGCATTGGTGTTGGGTGGCTCCTTGGGTGGCATGCTCACCTGGCAATGGCTGGTGGACTATCCCGAATTTGTGCGGGCGGCCATTCCCATCGCCGGCAGCGTACAGGGCTCTCCCTGGATGATCGCCCTGAACGAGGTGGCGCGGCAGGCCATCTACAACGACCCGGCCTGGTGCGAAGGCACCTACGCCGACCAAGGGCCCGTCGCCGGCCTGGCACTGGCCAGGATGATCGCCATGATCTCCTACCGCAGCCATGCGCAGTTTGCCCGCCGCTTCGGGCGGGACAGAGTCCACGTCGAGCCGTCGCGCGCGTTGGATTTCCACAACCGCTTCCAGGTAGAGAGCTACCTGCACTACCAGGGGCAGAAACTGGTATCACGCTTCGACGCTCGCTCGTACATCTATTTGACCAAGGCCATGGACCTGCACGACGTGGCGCGCGGCTATGCGAGCCTCGAGGAGGCGCTGGCGCGCCTCCAGGCCGAGGTGCTGGTCATCGGCATCGATAGCGACGTGCTCTACTTCCCCAGCGAGCTCCAAGAGACAGTGGGCACCTTGCAACGGCTGGGCAAGAGGGCTGCCTACAGGGAACTCCATTCCATCTACGGCCACGATGCTTTCTTGGTCGAGTACGACCAGCTCAACAAGCTTGTCGGCGACTTTCTGCGCGGGAGGAACTGA
- the lysC gene encoding lysine-sensitive aspartokinase 3 has product MRVVKFGGTSVADPESIRTVGRIVAGLRDRPMVLVFSAMGKTTDHLAEIGESAAQGRLDDSLRVLRELERYHMSVASSLLEGASGIAESVAFCQATFRSIEAMAQGISVVADFSPAVQDRLLGLGELLSTRIITAYLVQGGLPVQWVDARRLIVTDARHTQAEPLFEETASRCRQVLLPLLRDGKIPLTQGYTAICASGQPTTLGRGGSDFTAALIGAAIGAEEIQIWTDVDGILTADPWLVPQAKNIPVMSFQEAAELAFFGARVLHPKTLVPAVERGIPVRVRNTRKPEGEGTLILAHPAESGVGVKSIAYKEGMTVINLVSTRMFKAHGFLRQVFDVFDRYRVSADLVATSEVSVAIALQDASRLPEMLTELQAFGAVTVKPRQAVVCVVGERLKETPGIVGQVFQQLADVKVSMVSQGGSEINLSFVIDENALPAVVSRLHRRFFESDSLLGGERGGAHSA; this is encoded by the coding sequence ATGCGCGTCGTGAAATTCGGCGGAACCTCGGTCGCAGATCCGGAAAGCATCCGCACTGTGGGCCGCATTGTCGCTGGTTTGCGGGACAGGCCAATGGTGCTGGTCTTTTCCGCCATGGGCAAAACCACCGACCACTTGGCCGAAATCGGCGAAAGTGCCGCGCAGGGGAGACTCGACGATAGCCTGCGCGTCCTCAGGGAGCTCGAGCGCTACCACATGAGCGTGGCGAGCAGCCTGCTGGAAGGGGCTTCCGGCATCGCGGAGAGCGTTGCCTTTTGCCAGGCGACCTTCCGCAGCATCGAGGCGATGGCGCAAGGGATCTCTGTAGTGGCCGATTTCTCCCCTGCAGTTCAGGATCGCCTGCTCGGCCTGGGCGAACTGCTGTCGACGAGGATCATCACCGCATACTTGGTGCAAGGCGGGCTGCCGGTGCAGTGGGTGGACGCCCGGCGGCTCATCGTCACCGATGCCCGGCACACGCAGGCCGAACCGCTTTTCGAGGAGACAGCTAGCAGGTGTCGCCAGGTGCTTCTGCCGCTCCTGCGGGATGGGAAGATCCCGCTCACGCAAGGCTACACCGCTATCTGTGCCTCAGGACAGCCCACCACTTTAGGCCGGGGCGGGTCAGATTTCACCGCAGCGCTGATCGGTGCTGCAATCGGCGCAGAGGAGATTCAAATCTGGACAGACGTCGACGGCATCCTCACCGCCGATCCCTGGCTGGTACCGCAGGCGAAGAATATTCCGGTGATGAGCTTTCAGGAGGCGGCAGAGCTGGCCTTTTTCGGCGCGCGCGTGCTGCACCCGAAGACTCTGGTGCCAGCAGTGGAGCGGGGCATCCCGGTGCGTGTGCGCAACACTCGCAAGCCCGAAGGCGAGGGGACGCTGATCCTGGCCCACCCTGCGGAGAGCGGCGTCGGTGTGAAGAGCATCGCCTACAAAGAAGGCATGACCGTGATCAACCTGGTCTCCACCCGCATGTTCAAGGCGCACGGCTTTCTCCGACAGGTTTTTGATGTGTTCGACCGCTATCGCGTGTCGGCGGATCTGGTGGCCACCTCGGAGGTGTCGGTAGCCATCGCCCTCCAAGATGCCAGTCGCCTTCCAGAGATGCTCACCGAGTTGCAGGCTTTCGGGGCAGTGACGGTGAAACCGCGCCAGGCGGTGGTCTGCGTGGTGGGGGAGAGGTTGAAGGAGACCCCCGGCATCGTCGGCCAGGTGTTCCAGCAGCTGGCCGATGTCAAGGTCTCCATGGTCTCGCAGGGCGGCTCGGAAATCAATCTCAGCTTTGTGATCGACGAAAATGCCCTGCCGGCGGTAGTGAGCCGACTGCATCGTCGCTTCTTCGAATCAGACAGCTTGCTGGGGGGCGAGCGAGGAGGGGCGCACTCTGCATGA
- the sucD gene encoding succinate--CoA ligase subunit alpha produces MSILVDKNTRVVVQGITGGEGTFHAQQMMAYGTNIVAGVTPDKGGQLWEGKVPVYNTVKEAVEQEGANASVIFVPAAFSADAIMEAADAGMGLVVCITEGIPTADMLKVYEFLRGRKTRLVGPNCPGVISPGKCKLGIMPGAIHKEGRAGVVSRSGTLTYEAVWQLTTLGIGQSTCIGIGGDPIIGTTFVDALRLFEEDPETEAVVLIGEIGGTAEEEAAAFVKAGISKPVVSFIAGRTAPPGRRMGHAGAIIAGGKGTAAEKMAALRDAGVTVCESPATIGETVARVLRK; encoded by the coding sequence TTGAGCATCCTGGTCGACAAGAATACGCGAGTGGTCGTGCAGGGGATCACCGGCGGGGAGGGCACCTTTCATGCCCAACAGATGATGGCCTATGGCACCAACATCGTGGCGGGAGTGACCCCAGACAAAGGCGGGCAGCTCTGGGAGGGGAAGGTACCGGTATACAACACGGTCAAGGAGGCGGTGGAGCAAGAGGGTGCCAACGCCTCGGTGATCTTTGTGCCGGCCGCCTTTTCTGCGGACGCCATCATGGAAGCGGCCGATGCAGGAATGGGCCTGGTCGTGTGCATTACCGAAGGCATCCCTACAGCCGACATGCTGAAAGTCTACGAATTCTTGCGCGGGCGCAAGACGCGGCTGGTCGGCCCGAACTGTCCGGGCGTGATCTCGCCGGGCAAATGCAAGTTGGGCATCATGCCCGGGGCTATTCACAAGGAAGGTCGGGCGGGTGTGGTCTCGCGCAGCGGCACGCTCACCTACGAGGCCGTATGGCAATTGACCACCCTGGGTATTGGCCAATCGACCTGCATCGGCATCGGTGGCGATCCCATCATTGGCACCACCTTTGTGGACGCCTTACGCCTGTTTGAGGAAGACCCGGAGACCGAGGCGGTGGTGCTCATCGGGGAGATTGGCGGCACGGCCGAGGAGGAGGCAGCGGCCTTTGTGAAGGCCGGCATAAGCAAGCCGGTGGTGAGCTTCATTGCCGGGCGCACGGCGCCTCCAGGTAGGCGGATGGGACATGCGGGCGCCATCATCGCCGGGGGCAAGGGCACGGCTGCCGAGAAGATGGCAGCGCTGCGCGATGCCGGCGTCACCGTGTGCGAGAGCCCTGCTACCATTGGCGAAACGGTCGCCCGCGTGCTGCGCAAATGA
- the sucC gene encoding ADP-forming succinate--CoA ligase subunit beta yields MKIHEYQAKELLKKGGVAVPEGGVAFSGEEAQRIADQIGGEKVVIKAQIHAGGRGKGGGVRVVPRAQAGKTAAEMIGMTLVTHQTGPEGKLVRKVLVEQALEIARELYVGIVLDRARSALVFMASSEGGVEIEEVAAESPEKILKEYIDRGLGLQPFQARKLAFGLGLRGEQLKNAVRVFTALAQAYLTYDCSLAEINPLVVTSDGRVLALDAKINLDDNALYRHPDLAALRDVEEEEPLEAEAAKYDLNYIRLDGTVGCMVNGAGLAMATMDIIKLAGAEPANFLDVGGGASAETVENGFRILLSDKNVRAVLVNIFGGIVRCDRVARGVIEAARKVDLKVPLVVRLEGTNAKEAAELLATSGLNFAVATTFAGAAQKVVEVMRN; encoded by the coding sequence ATGAAGATTCACGAGTATCAAGCCAAGGAACTGCTGAAGAAGGGCGGGGTGGCAGTGCCCGAAGGTGGAGTAGCATTCTCTGGGGAGGAGGCGCAGCGTATCGCCGACCAGATCGGCGGCGAGAAAGTGGTGATCAAGGCGCAGATCCATGCGGGGGGCAGGGGAAAGGGCGGTGGTGTGAGAGTGGTGCCCAGGGCCCAGGCCGGAAAGACCGCCGCCGAGATGATCGGCATGACCTTGGTGACCCACCAGACCGGGCCGGAGGGCAAGCTAGTGCGGAAAGTCCTGGTGGAACAGGCCCTGGAAATCGCGCGCGAGTTGTACGTGGGCATTGTGCTGGACCGCGCACGCAGCGCGCTGGTCTTTATGGCCAGCAGCGAAGGCGGTGTGGAGATCGAGGAGGTGGCCGCGGAGAGTCCAGAGAAAATTCTCAAGGAGTACATCGATCGCGGCCTTGGGCTGCAGCCGTTCCAAGCCCGCAAGTTAGCCTTCGGGCTCGGTCTGCGCGGGGAGCAGCTCAAGAACGCCGTCCGCGTTTTCACAGCCTTGGCGCAGGCGTATTTGACTTACGACTGCTCGCTGGCGGAGATCAATCCCCTGGTGGTTACCTCAGACGGGCGCGTCTTGGCGCTGGACGCCAAGATCAATCTCGATGACAACGCCCTCTATCGCCACCCGGATTTGGCTGCTCTCCGCGACGTCGAAGAAGAGGAGCCATTGGAGGCGGAGGCGGCCAAGTACGACCTCAATTACATCCGCCTGGACGGCACGGTGGGATGCATGGTCAACGGGGCCGGGCTGGCCATGGCTACCATGGACATCATCAAGCTGGCAGGCGCCGAGCCGGCCAACTTTTTGGACGTGGGCGGCGGCGCCTCGGCAGAGACGGTGGAAAACGGCTTTCGCATCCTGCTATCGGACAAGAATGTCAGGGCCGTGTTGGTCAACATCTTCGGCGGCATCGTGCGCTGTGATCGCGTGGCGCGCGGTGTCATCGAGGCGGCGCGCAAGGTGGACCTGAAGGTGCCCCTGGTGGTGCGCTTGGAGGGCACCAATGCCAAAGAGGCGGCAGAGCTGTTGGCCACTTCCGGGCTGAATTTCGCGGTGGCCACCACCTTTGCGGGGGCAGCCCAGAAGGTCGTGGAGGTGATGCGCAACTGA
- a CDS encoding 4Fe-4S binding protein: protein MQFGRVPLDADRMKVPRGTVHIVKERCKGCGFCVEYCPKDVLEMYDEFNSKGYHPPYVKREGECVNCDLCETICPEFAIFSVSEEEATEGGEECVCCKEAEECSFLCCGQEMVLR from the coding sequence ATGCAGTTCGGGCGGGTTCCCCTCGATGCGGACCGGATGAAGGTACCGCGCGGCACCGTGCACATCGTCAAGGAGCGGTGCAAGGGATGTGGCTTCTGCGTCGAGTACTGTCCCAAAGATGTGCTGGAGATGTACGACGAGTTCAACTCCAAAGGATACCACCCTCCGTACGTGAAGAGGGAAGGAGAGTGCGTCAACTGCGACCTTTGCGAGACCATCTGCCCGGAATTTGCCATTTTCAGCGTGTCCGAGGAGGAGGCAACAGAAGGGGGCGAAGAGTGCGTCTGCTGCAAAGAGGCGGAGGAATGCTCGTTCCTTTGTTGTGGGCAAGAGATGGTGCTTAGGTAG